A genomic window from Anthonomus grandis grandis chromosome 4, icAntGran1.3, whole genome shotgun sequence includes:
- the LOC126735373 gene encoding uncharacterized protein LOC126735373: MMSDDDCSISETLPELTEAMNAASLELLPIKSRNKYNYAYNRFMDYRTNKNVTSFSENVVMAYFLDLGSKMNSSTLWANYSMLKATLAIRDDVDISEYSKLRAFLKQQAHAYKPKKSKILTKEKINKFIQEAPDKEYLMIKVAVIFGIFGACRIDELIKMTVQDIQDLLSKLLVTIPYSKTNTSRSFIVIVIVIQIKLLVWKIFNKIMLLVPKFFQFSILVLIVK, translated from the exons ATGATGAGTGATGATGACTGTTCCATTTCTGAAACCCTCCCAGAACTCACGGAGGCAATGAATGCTGCATCATTGGAATTGTTACcaataaaatctagaaataagtataactatgcatacaaccgcttcatggactaccgtacgaataaaaatgtaacttctttctcggaaaatgttgtaatggcatacttcttggatcttggttccaagatgaattcttcaactttatgggccaattattcaatgctgaaggcaacccttgcaattagagatgatgtggatatatctgaatattcaaaacttcgggcattcctgaaacaacaagcacatgcctataagccaaaaaaatccaaaattttaactaaagaaaaaataaacaaatttattcaggaagctccagacaaggaatatttaatgattaag gtagctgtaatatttggaattttcgGAGCTTGCAGAATAGACGAGCTGATTAAAATGACTgtacaagatatacaagacctactatctaaacttttagttaccataccgtattcaaaaaccaatacatcaagatcatttatagtaatagttattgtcatacaaataaaattattagtttggaaaatattcaacaaaataatgctattagttcccaagttcttccagttttcaatacttgtactaattgtcaaataa
- the LOC126735437 gene encoding uncharacterized protein LOC126735437 isoform X1, giving the protein MYQEFMSEYQSLNHMSPFIPSNDQICYFSPHHGVLREKSQTTKLRVVFNSSFPSTTGLSYNSIQMVGPVVQDDLVSIILRFRQHQIVFSADVCKMYRQIQVKQEFRPLQLILWRSDPKDDLKIFALNTVTYGTASAPFLATRCLKQLALDHISSYPQASKIISKNFYVDDLLAGADSVEDATRLCLEISSILKSACFDLRKWKSNSKDLLSNLAHGSCTPDHFFGSSETNKTLGMFWSCETDNLSFHIDIPSKVGQFSKRLILSEVAKIFDPLGLLSPVVIKAKILLQILWTLKLSWDEPVPVDIAKKWLHFRSQLFNLNKLQISRCISVKNPVTVQLHGFSDASNSAYGACIYVRTVDEYNKVHVELLTSKTRVAPLKSLSIPRLELCGTLLLAQLYIKVKSSLTLQFSEVYFWCDSTVALAWLRCSPNTLQVFVGNRVSTIQQITPIDSWRYVSTDQNPADILTRGMLPNDIINSDMWFHGPLWLREPSINWPLDIHMHKPIAVTELPDLRKTTQTFVEIENQNLFPFHKFSTFTRITRIMAFCLRFIFNCRIKKFDRHFSHLTISELRNAKDMLVKLSQRESFFDDYQQLLKFGVVSNKSRLLSLTPFIKEGIIRVGGRLKNSSYSFHKKHPAVLCPKHHLTKLILQHEHKVLIHCGSQLLLAHIRDNYWPISGKNLAKQIIKECLICFRFNPTSPNPIMGNLPSSRVSPRIPFSDVGIDYAGPFQIKDRKGRGCKISKCYLALFICLTTKAIHLELVTELSMGAFLEAFQRFIARRGKPLNVYSDNGTNFVGACNYLKELGTFLKSNSPTLKENLELSFEVSWHFIAAYSPHHGGLWEAGVKAAKHHLKRILFNTILTFEGLYTVITQIEAILNSRPLTPLSTDPNDLQVLTPAHFLIGRSLQSVIHPDLQNTAINRLSNFEQLELLRQQFWSRWTKEYICNLQTRLKWKKNQPNIQLGTMVLIKDNHLPPFK; this is encoded by the coding sequence ATGTATCAGGAATTTATGTCCGAGTATCAAAGTTTAAATCATATGTCACCATTTATACCTTCTAATGatcaaatttgttatttttctccTCATCACGGTGTGCTACGTGAGAAAAGTCAAACTACCAAGCTCAGAGTCGTCTTCAATAGTTCGTTTCCAAGCACTACTGGTTTATCttacaattcaattcaaatggTTGGGCCAGTAGTTCAGGACGATTTAGTTTCTATAATCTTAAGATTTCGACAGCATCAAATCGTTTTTTCAGCAGATGTTTGCAAGATGTATAGGCAAATACAGGTAAAGCAAGAGTTTCGCcctttacaattaattttatggcGAAGTGATCCAAAGGATGATCTAAAGATTTTCGCTTTAAACACTGTTACATATGGTACGGCTAGCGCCCCTTTCTTAGCCACACGGTGTCTTAAGCAGTTAGCATTAGATCACATCTCATCATACCCTCAGGCATCAAAAATCATAAGTAAGAATTTCTACGTCGATGATTTGCTCGCAGGAGCAGACTCAGTGGAAGATGCAACTCGGTTATGCCTCGAAATTTCCTCAATTTTAAAGTCAGCATGTTTTGACTTACGAAAATGGAAGTCCAACAGCAAAGATCTTTTATCAAACCTTGCACATGGAAGTTGTACTCCTGATCATTTCTTCGGGTCTTcagaaacaaacaaaacctTGGGCATGTTTTGGTCTTGTGAAACAGATAACCTTTCATTTCATATCGATATCCCCTCAAAAGTTGGGCAATTCTCAAAACGACTTATTTTGTCCGAAGTGGCAAAGATTTTTGATCCCCTTGGTCTGTTAAGTCCAGTTGTCATTAAAGCGAAAATACTTCTACAGATTTTATGGACACTAAAACTTTCATGGGACGAACCAGTTCCAGTTGACATAGCCAAGAAGTGGTTACATTTCAGATCGCaactgtttaatttaaataaattacaaatttcaagatgtatttcagtaaaaaatccAGTCACTGTTCAACTCCATGGATTTTCGGATGCATCAAATAGTGCATATGGAGCATGTATCTATGTTCGAACTGTGGACGAATATAATAAAGTTCATGTCGAACTTCTTACATCCAAAACTAGGGTAGCGCCACTCAAATCTTTAAGCATTCCAAGATTGGAATTATGTGGCACTTTACTTTTGGCACAACTCTATATTAAGGTCAAATCTTCTTTAACTTTACAATTCAGTGAAGTCTATTTTTGGTGTGACTCAACTGTAGCCCTTGCGTGGTTAAGATGTTCACCCAACACTCTACAGGTTTTTGTGGGAAATCGCGTTTCCACTATACAACAAATTACTCCAATTGACTCATGGAGATATGTCTCTACGGATCAGAACCCTGCAGACATTCTAACAAGAGGAATGCTACCCAACGATATTATTAATTCAGATATGTGGTTTCATGGTCCATTGTGGCTTCGTGAGCCATCTATCAATTGGCCCTTAGATATTCACATGCACAAACCAATAGCTGTTACAGAATTGCCAGATCTTCGCAAAACAACCCAAACATTTGTGGAAatcgaaaatcaaaatttatttcctttccacaaattttcaactttcactCGTATTACTCGAATTATGGCATTTTGTCTTAGGTTCATTTTTAATTGCcgaattaaaaaattcgataggcATTTTAGCCATTTGACAATATCTGAACTTCGCAATGCTAAAGACATGTTAGTCAAGCTATCACAGCGTGAGTCATTTTTTGATGACTATCAACAACTGTTAAAATTTGGGGTAGTGTCAAATAAAAGTAGGCTACTCAGTCTCACTCCTTTTATTAAAGAAGGAATTATCCGAGTTGGTGGAAGACTAAAGAACTCATCGTACtcatttcataagaaacatCCAGCAGTGTTATGTCCCAAGCATCACCTAACCAAGTTGATTCTTCAGCATGAACACAAAGTGCTTATACATTGCGGCTCTCAATTATTGCTTGCACACATCAGAGATAATTACTGGCCTATATCTGGTAAGAATTTAGCAAAGCAAATTATCAAAGAGTGCCTCATTTGTTTTCGTTTCAATCCCACTTCACCTAACCCTATCATGGGTAATCTTCCAAGTTCCCGAGTCAGTCCTCGAATTCCGTTCTCTGATGTTGGCATTGACTATGCTGGACCTTTTCAAATAAAGGATCGAAAGGGACGTGGTTGCAAGATCAGCAAATGTTATTTAGCACTCTTCATTTGTTTAACAACAAAAGCGATCCATTTGGAGCTGGTTACTGAGTTAAGCATGGGGGCCTTTCTTGAAGCTTTTCAGAGATTTATTGCAAGACGTGGTAAACCACTGAATGTTTATTCTGACAATGGTACTAATTTTGTAGGTGCATGCAATTATTTGAAGGAACTAGGTACCTTCCTAAAAAGCAATTCACCCACACTTAAAGAAAATCTAGAATTATCTTTTGAAGTTTCATGGCATTTTATTGCAGCATATTCTCCTCATCATGGTGGTTTGTGGGAAGCCGGTGTTAAAGCGGCAAAACAtcacttaaaaaggattttatttaacacaataTTGACTTTCGAAGGTCTTTACACAGTAATTACCCAGATAGAAGCTATTCTAAATTCACGACCTTTAACGCCACTCTCGACAGATCCAAATGATTTGCAAGTGCTCACCccagcacattttttaattgggcgatCACTTCAATCTGTTATTCACCCTGATTTACAGAATACTGCTATCAATAGATTAtctaattttgagcaattagAACTTCTAAGACAACAATTCTGGTCGCGCTGGACCAAAGAGTATATTTGTAATTTGCAAACTAGACTTAAATGGAAGAAGAACCAACCGAACATTCAATTAGGGACTATGGTTCTTATCAAAGACAATCACTTGCCACCGTTTAAGTGA
- the LOC126735437 gene encoding uncharacterized protein LOC126735437 isoform X2, which produces MAPRKGAKGKNELDEDETLPRIQNLESANPSTILEIELRLKEIETKLLTEFSEIHFELEGLDPDNFTEQDLNNFETLYFKTIADIKQFLSIKTTSSDQQVIHDESIHSLPPYITSLQRQVSVKRQNTKLPVIELPKFSGQYDKWLEFRDLYTSLVHKNNCLEPIEKFQYLKATLEGAAAQSIQAINITNENYDLAWDILCQRFENKRLIVHNHIKSLFNIYDIRPDSANSFRNVLDIISKNMRSLNNLGVITNSSDPLIIYLVTSKLDVESIREWEQSGFAEELPSLAELYEFLSSRADFLDKVAMHKGKPRKTFIVNQPSTHQSSNLCCFYCKQQHAIYHCPKFTALSVDQRWSAIKSQKLCVNCLRSGHKLDKCRYGHCRHCKQRHNSLLHKQQPLIPVEDGHLVSSKETTQGQVALYNSTKSQILLATAVVQVFDIHGKGHSCRALLDNASMSNFVSQDFVNK; this is translated from the exons ATGGCACCAAGAAAAGGAGCAAAGGGTAAAAACGAGTTAGATGAAGATGAAACACTACCCCGAATTCAAAATCTG GAAAGTGCTAATCCATCAACAATTCTTGAAATTGAATTGAGGTTGaaagaaatagaaacaaaattgcTCACAGAGTTTTCAGAGATTCATTTTGAACTCGAAGGTTTAGATCCTGATAATTTCACTGAACAGGacctaaataattttgaaactttatattttaaaacaattgctgatattaaacaatttctttcaaTTAAAACAACTTCAAGTGATCAGCAAGTTATACACGATGAATCCATTCATTCTTTACCACCCTATATTACATCCTTACAACGTCAGGTCTCTGTTAAAAGGCAAAACACAAAATTGCCTGTCATTGAATTGCCTAAGTTTTCTGGCCAATATGATAAGTGGCTAGAATTCAGGGATTTATACACTTCTCTAGTTCACAAAAATAATTGCCTTGAGCCAAtcgagaaatttcaatatttaaaggcTACACTAGAGGGTGCGGCAGCACAATCAATTCAGGCTATTAACATCACAAATGAAAACTATGATTTAGCATGGGACATTCTTTGTCAAAGATTTGAAAACAAAAGATTAATAGTGCATAATCACATTAAATccttattcaatatttatgatATAAGACCGGATTCTGCCAATTCATTTCGCAATGTACTAGacattatttcgaaaaatatgcgctctctTAACAATTTAGGTGTTATAACGAACTCTTCGGATCCATTAATCATATATTTAGTAACCAGTAAGCTAGATGTTGAGTCAATCCGGGAATGGGAACAATCAGGCTTCGCTGAAGAACTGCCCTCTTTGGCAGAATTATATGAATTCCTGTCATCTCGTGCAGATTTTTTAGATAAGGTAGCAATGCACAAGGGTAAACCACGCAAAACCTTCATTGTCAATCAACCGTCAACTCATCAGAGTTCTAACTtatgttgtttttattgtaaacaacAGCATGCAATCTATCATTGTCCTAAATTTACTGCTCTTTCAGTAGATCAGAGATGGTCTGcaattaaatcacaaaaattatgtgttAATTGTTTGCGCAGTGGCCACAAACTAGATAAATGTCGGTATGGTCATTGTAGACATTGTAAACAACGGCATAATTCATTACTTCACAAACAGCAACCTTTAATTCCAGTTGAAGATGGCCACCTTGTTTCAAGTAAAGAAACTACTCAAGGTCAAGTTGCCTTATATAATTCAACTAAGAGTCAAATCTTACTAGCCACAGCAGTGGTGCAAGTTTTCGATATTCATGGTAAAGGGCATTCATGCAGAGCCCTCCTAGACAATGCTTCAATGTCTAATTTTGTATCCCAAGATTTTGTGAATAAATAA